Proteins encoded within one genomic window of Deltaproteobacteria bacterium CG11_big_fil_rev_8_21_14_0_20_42_23:
- a CDS encoding SCO family protein, with translation MLQKIFLTLCFVSLLACHRQAPQEMSQHHDHESMEASTVSDQSIYLLESAWKNQHNKTVNLQELKGKVLVLTMIYTSCEYACPRIVADLKRIEDELGFFAKSKVEYVLVSIDPKRDKPEKLNSFSLKNEFGKNWTLLTGSASNVRELAAVLGVQYKQTNNDFSHSNLISIINQKGEIAYQQQGLGTNPSETIRHIQALLH, from the coding sequence ATGCTTCAAAAAATCTTTCTTACTCTCTGTTTTGTGTCACTGCTTGCTTGTCACCGTCAAGCACCGCAAGAAATGTCTCAACATCATGACCATGAAAGCATGGAAGCTTCAACTGTGAGTGATCAATCCATTTACTTGCTCGAATCAGCTTGGAAAAATCAGCACAACAAAACCGTGAACCTTCAAGAACTGAAAGGGAAAGTGCTGGTGCTTACCATGATTTACACCAGCTGTGAATACGCCTGCCCACGCATTGTTGCCGACCTCAAACGCATCGAAGATGAGCTTGGCTTCTTTGCAAAAAGCAAGGTTGAATATGTTTTGGTTTCAATAGATCCAAAACGAGACAAGCCAGAAAAACTCAACAGCTTTTCACTTAAAAACGAATTCGGAAAAAATTGGACCCTACTCACGGGAAGTGCATCGAACGTAAGAGAACTTGCCGCAGTGTTGGGAGTTCAATACAAACAAACGAACAACGACTTCTCACATTCCAATCTCATCAGCATCATCAATCAAAAAGGTGAAATTGCGTATCAACAACAAGGCCTTGGAACCAACCCAAGCGAAACCATTCGCCATATACAAGCGTTACTTCACTAA